From Triticum urartu cultivar G1812 chromosome 2, Tu2.1, whole genome shotgun sequence, a single genomic window includes:
- the LOC125541258 gene encoding dirigent protein 1-like, which produces MTSSSPLLLLALMLAWSAPAFLLARAGDQGLKRIHLYMHETFAGPNATAIVVVPSPLGANATFGLVGVLDDELRDGPDPKSSSLVGRYQGIFAGAGLVSPPGMQSAINFVFTAGEHSGSTLAMLGPVLSFTGAIERAVVGGTGAFRMARGYCVMMAAGNPTPDSIVYEVDLFVKMDYA; this is translated from the coding sequence ATGACCTCCTCCTCGCCGCTGCTCTTGCTCGCTCTCATGCTGGCCTGGTCAGCACCAGCCTTCCTCCTGGCGCGCGCCGGCGACCAAGGGCTCAAGCGCATCCACCTGTACATGCACGAGACCTTCGCCGGCCCCAACGCGACGGCGATCGTGGTGGTGCCATCACCACTGGGCGCCAACGCGACGTTCGGGCTGGTCGGCGTGCTTGACGACGAGCTGCGCGACGGCCCGGACCCGAAGAGCTCGTCGCTAGTGGGCCGGTACCAGGGTATTTTCGCTGGAGCCGGGCTCGTGAGCCCGCCGGGCATGCAGTCGGCGATCAACTTCGTGTTCACGGCCGGGGAGCACAGCGGGAGCACGCTGGCCATGCTGGGGCCTGTTCTGAGCTTCACGGGTGCCATCGAGCGCGCCGTGGTGGGCGGCACCGGCGCGTTCAGGATGGCGCGTGGGTACTGCGTCATGATGGCCGCGGGCAACCCCACGCCTGACTCCATCGTCTACGAGGTCGACCTATTCGTGAAGATGGATTATGCCTGA